From one Culex quinquefasciatus strain JHB chromosome 3, VPISU_Cqui_1.0_pri_paternal, whole genome shotgun sequence genomic stretch:
- the LOC6037130 gene encoding solute carrier organic anion transporter family member 74D — translation MSSGGKTTSFLGVDEQDGKDVEGSGQPRKIPLERSVSAYSEQDVQCGFWVFRGRFWQRLASKKLYVFLFGFVGCLFGSTSAYFYGTLSTVEKSIQISSKNAGIITAGSDLSFVLASLFLSYYASNKRKPLWIALGILSMGLSCFVNALPHFLFGPNVQDMIQQDFGNATVTSKGSNNLCDESRLPPDCSTDLGNLKPQMLLFFGSFLSGAGTSLYFTLGLTYLDDNIRKEKVPFLASLAAFGRRLGPMLGFSMASLCLKYFVFPGVDPGYNSSDPRWIGAWWVGWIVLGAVLLLVAPIFGGFPKILPRAAERKSLSRQASMASGGTVVDDVEPQVSFEDLKVTIKRLLTNKAYVFNNAANVFYMFGYMPYFLFQSKYIEIQYRLTPSQANMVTGSTSLVFSALGLLVAGAVIQRIKPNSRQLAGWNIVTSILTSCGIVFYAYLGCNNLNNTAIVSNSQGMECSLGCNCEFVKYAPICGSDGNTYLSPCHAGCKEQIKQPDGKMLFSDCSCILSELNVSYAASLIDSYNETTSEHPVRTYAGTATSGSCPVDCMTPFYMFLLVLCINKFIGGTESAANFLIGLRCVEERDKAISMGLSMAVNTLLSFLPAPIIFGAIIDRTCVLWGQTCSKKGNCWLYDGQALRTTMNYTSAVFVIIGTCFDVGTWWYSKNFKIFDSEGKVVPEEEEKNGTELQQQEMTGLMKESSERQ, via the exons ATGTCCTCCGGCGGCAAGACAACTTCCTTCCTGGGTGTGGACGAGCAGGATGGGAAAGACGTGGAAGGGAGCGGTCAACCTAGGAAGATCCCGTTGGAACGATCTGTGTCCGCGTACAGTGAGCAGGACGTTCAGTGTGGGTTCTGGGTATTCAGGGGGAGGTTTTGGCAGCGACTGGCCAGCAAAAAGTTGTACGTGTTCTTGTTCGGATTTGTTGGATGTTTGTTCGGTTCGACGAGTGCTTACTTTTATGGAACACTGTCCACCGTTGAGAAGAGCATCCAGATATCGTCGAAGAATGCCGGCATTATAACGGCCGGCTCGGATCTTTCTTTTGTTCTCGCATCACTGTTCCTGTCATACTATGCGTCCAACAAGAGGAAGCCGCTGTGGATCGCCCTTGGCATCCTAAGCATGGGGCTTTCTTGCTTCGTTAACGCATTGCCACATTTCCTGTTTGGACCAAACGTTCAAGATATGATACAACAAGACTTCGGAAACGCTACCGTAACATCAAAGGGAAGCAACAACCTGTGCGACGAAAGCCGACTCCCGCCGGATTGCTCCACGGACCTGGGAAACCTGAAACCACAGATGCTTCTCTTCTTTGGAAGTTTCCTCTCCGGAGCCGGAACTTCGCTGTACTTTACGCTAGGTCTAACGTACCTGGACGACAACATCCGGAAGGAAAAGGTCCCCTTCCTGGCGAGCCTGGCCGCGTTTGGTCGAAGGCTTGGACCGATGCTGGGCTTTTCGATGGCTTCCCTCTGCTTGAAGTACTTTGTGTTCCCCGGAGTTGATCCGGGATATAACAGTTCGGACCCCCGTTGGATTGGTGCCTGGTGGGTCGGATGGATCGTGTTGGGAGCGGTGCTGCTGTTGGTGGCCCCGATCTTTG GTGGTTTCCCGAAAATCCTTCCACGTGCTGCGGAACGCAAATCGCTGTCCCGTCAGGCCAGCATGGCCAGCGGCGGTACAGTCGTTGACGACGTGGAACCCCAAGTTTCGTTTGAAGACCTGAAGGTTACCATAAAGCGGCTGCTGACCAACAAGGCGTACGTGTTCAACAACGCGGCCAACGTGTTCTACATGTTCGGATACATGCCATACTTTCTGTTCCAGTCAAAGTACATCGAAATCCAGTACCGCCTAACACCCTCGCAAGCCAA CATGGTTACCGGTTCTACATCGTTGGTGTTCTCCGCCCTAGGATTGCTCGTTGCTGGAGCCGTTATCCAGCGAATCAAGCCCAACTCGCGGCAGCTTGCCGGTTGGAACATTGTAACCAGCATTCTGACATCCTGTGGCATCGTGTTCTACGCCTATTTAGGATGTAACAACCTGAACAACACGGCCATAGTCAGCAA CTCTCAGGGTATGGAGTGCAGCTTGGGATGCAACTGTGAGTTCGTAAAGTATGCACCGATCTGTGGCAGTGATGGGAACACTTATCTGTCACCGTGTCACGCTGGTTGCAAGGAGCAGATCAAGCAGCCTGATGGGAAAATG ctCTTTAGCGACTGTTCTTGTATCCTAAGTGAACTGAATGTTTCATATGCTGCGTCGCTGATTGATTCTTACAACGAGACTACAAGTGAACATCCTGTTCGAACA TACGCTGGAACGGCCACGTCCGGATCGTGCCCGGTGGACTGCATGACACCGTTCTATATGTTCCTGCTGGTGCTGTGCATCAACAAGTTCATCGGAGGCACCGAATCGGCGGCCAACTTTCTGATCGGCCTGCGGTGCGTCGAGGAAAGGGACAAAGCCATCTCGATGGGCCTTTCGATGGCCGTCAACACGCTGCTGTCCTTCCTGCCGGCTCCGATCATCTTCGGGGCCATCATCGATCGAACCTGCGTGCTGTGGGGTCAAACCTGTTCCAAGAAAGGAAACTGTTGGCTGTACGATGGCCAGGCGCTGCGAACCACCATGAACTACACTTCGGCGGTGTTTGTCATCATTGGAACCTGCTTCGACGTCGGGACGTGGTGGTACTCGAAGAACTTCAAGATCTTTGACAGCGAAGGAAAAGTGGTTCCAGAAGAGGAGGAAAAAAACGGCACGGAACTTCAGCAACAGGAAATGACGGGATTGATGAAGGAATCCAGCGAGCGTCAATGA
- the LOC119769299 gene encoding uncharacterized protein LOC119769299: protein MTPRQLSTQQTVYPYPPNLSWPAFHPNQLTVPSVYQYMPQYSRMPEYSNIQQSTMNVGGINTTIANYALAISSASYDLYAITETWLTSATLSSQIFGPEYEVFRGDRTASNSCKGSGGGVLLAVRSNLKPRQLFPPDCTVPEQVWVAVPLAASTMFVCVIYIPPKFDNEKPLFDQHRHSLTWIVSKMKANDSLMVLGDFNFPAIRWTRTPTDKLIPNLALTPTNELKHKLLDEYSTANLSQLNDMCNNSSNVLDLCFASSGTPINFTLLPAPLPLVKDVRHHFPFLVSISCTTLDFRDVAGNTFMDYRKGNYDGMNNFLTNINWNQLLANLDADTAADTWTGVLTEAINTFVPRKQRQPPRHPPWSTPRLQILKSRKRAALKKYAKHPTDRWRNHYRSRNRKYSILNKQLFRRHQHRIQSRLKRDPKKFWNHVNEQRKETGLPTAMILDGEEATSTESISDLFRRQFSSVFTNEAVGETHIAKAASNVPLRPPIDLTRWSLPSPSVVPAPLSKVLPAAAQTASPLSKLFEVIVLDFIKFNCCDYVALEQHGFMAKRSTNSNLVSYSSFILRTMQQRKQIDAIYTDLSAAFDKLNHRIAVAKLERLGIPQGSHLGPLIFLLYMNDVHHLLGCHKLSYADDIKLFTVVENDTDCQFLQEQLDLFANWCSENRMNAIQRVEFNLCSDLFDFDISRDTIKKRFLNHLKSHP from the exons ATGACACCGAGGCAATTGTCGACGCAGCAGACAGTTTATCCGTACCCTCCCAACCTATCTTGGCCTGCGTTTCATCCCAACCAGCTGACGGTGCCTTCCGTATACCAGTACATGCCGCAGTACAGTCGAATGCCAGAGTACAGCAACATTCAACAATCGACAATG AACGTTGGAGGCATTAATACCACTATCGCCAACTACGCCCTCGCAATCTCTTCCGCCTCATACGACCTGTACGCAATAACTGAGACGTGGTTGACTTCTGCTACTCTGTCTAGTCAAATTTTCGGTCCCGAATATGAAGTATTCCGTGGAGATCGAACAGCCTCGAACAGCTGTAAAGGATCAGGCGGAGGAGTCCTGCTTGCCGTCCGCTCGAACCTAAAGCCACGCCAATTGTTCCCTCCAGATTGTACCGTTCCGGAGCAAGTCTGGGTTGCAGTTCCACTCGCTGCATCCACGATGTTTGTATGTGTTATCTACATTCCTCCCAAATTTGATAACGAAAAGCCGCTGTTCGATCAGCACAGACACTCCTTGACGTGGATAGTTTCCAAGATGAAAGCGAACGATAGTCTTATGGTGCTAGGTGACTTCAACTTCCCAGCCATTCGCTGGACGCGCACACCGACGGACAAACTGATTCCAAACTTAGCCCTCACTCCGACCAATGAGTTAAAGCACAAACTCCTGGATGAGTATTCTACCGCAAACCTTAGCCAACTGAACGACATGTGCAACAACTCAAGCAACGTTCTTGACCTATGCTTTGCCAGCTCTGGGACACCGATCAACTTTACCCTTCTACCAGCTCCTCTGCCTTTGGTGAAAGACGTGCGCCACCACTTTCCGTTTCTTGTTTCCATTTCCTGTACGACGCTCGATTTTCGTGATGTTGCTGGTAATACGTTCATGGACTATCGTAAGGGAAACTACGATGGCATGAACAACTTCCTGACCAACATTAATTGGAACCAACTACTGGCCAACCTTGACGCCGACACAGCTGCTGATACTTGGACAGGTGTTCTAACAGAAGCCATCAACACCTTCGTTCCAAGGAAACAGCGCCAGCCTCCAAGACATCCACCGTGGTCAACACCTCGACTGCAGATTTTGAAGTCCAGGAAACGCGCTGCCCTCAAGAAATACGCCAAACACCCGACAGATCGATGGAGAAACCATTATAGGTCAAGAAACCGGAAGTACAGTATCCTGAACAAACAACTTTTTCGTCGCCACCAACACCGAATCCAAAGCCGATTGAAACGAGACCCCAAGAAGTTCTGGAACCACGTAAACGAGCAGCGGAAAGAGACAGGTCTACCAACTGCGATGATACTCGACGGTGAAGAGGCTACTTCCACCGAGAGTATAAGCGATCTGTTTCGTCGCCAGTTCAGCAGCGTATTCACCAACGAAGCAGTAGGGGAAACGCATATTGCTAAGGCTGCTAGCAACGTTCCACTGCGACCTCCCATTGACCTCACCCGGTGGTCACTTCCGAGTCCATCCGTCGTGCCTGCGCCTCTCTCAAAGGTTCTACCAGCTGCGGCCCAGACGGCATCCCCGC TCAGCAAACTGTTCGAAGTAATCGTGCTGGATTTCATTAAGTTCAACTGCTGTGACTATGTCGCCCTGGAACAGCACGGCTTCATGGCGAAACGTTCCACCAACTCTAACTTGGTCTCCTACTCGTCCTTCATTCTTCGAACCATGCAGCAACGGAAGCAGATCGATGCCATCTATACGGACCTATCAGCGGCTTTCGACAAGCTAAACCACCGCATTGCTGTTGCGAAACTGGAACGCCTAG GCATTCCGCAAGGAAGCCATCTGGGCCCTCTGATCTTCCTCCTCTACATGAACGACGTGCATCATCTTTTAGGCTGTCACAAACTGTCGTATGCGGATGATATCAAACTGTTCACCGTTGTCGAGAATGATACCGACTGCCAGTTTCTTCAGGAGCAGCTCGACCTGTTCGCCAACTGGTGCTCCGAAAACAGGATG AACGCGATTCAACGCGTGGAGTTTAACTTGTGCTCAGATCTGTTTGACTTTGACATCTCCCGTGACACTATCAAAAAACGATTCCTTAATCACCTGAAATCCCATCCCTAA